A section of the Babylonia areolata isolate BAREFJ2019XMU chromosome 31, ASM4173473v1, whole genome shotgun sequence genome encodes:
- the LOC143275777 gene encoding histone H1-like, which yields MSDAAPVPAPAKKAAKPREPAKPAEHPKYNVMIAAAITSLKERGGSSRQAILKYIMANYKVGVEATKINAHLKLALRAGVKAGTLKQAKGTGASGSFRLGEKKVAAAKPKKTKKPKSPKKPVAKPKKPKSPKKPAAKKPAAKTKKPAAKTKKQPRKRPNQRRLPSLQQPRRQPRCEELQLSSPAFPFPTSPQALLRSSHA from the exons ATGTCTGACGCCGCACCAGTCCCTGCTCCTGCCAAGAAGGCTGCCAAGCCCAGGGAGCCAGCCAAGCCTGCAGAGCACCCCAAGTACAACGTCATGATCGCCGCCGCCATCACCTCCCTGAAGGAGCGCGGTGGCTCCTCCCGCCAGGCCATCCTCAAGTACATCATGGCCAACTACAAGGTGGGCGTTGAAGCCACCAAGATCAACGCTCATCTGAAACTGGCCCTGAGGGCTGGAGTGAAGGCCGGTACCCTGAAGCAGGCCAAGGGCACTGGAGCTTCTGGCTCTTTCCGTCTGGGAGAGAAAAAGGTGGCTGCTGCCAAGCCCAAGAAAACCAAGAAGCCCAAGTCTCCCAAGAAGCCCGTTGCCAAGCCCAAGAAACCGAAGTCTCCCAAGAAGCCCGCTGCCAAGAAGCCCGCTGCCAAGACCAAGAAACCTGCTGCCAAGACCAAGAAGCAGCCAAGAAAGCGGCCAAACCAAAGAAGGCTGCCAAGTCTGCAGCagccaagaaggcagccaagATGTGAAGAGCTCCAGCTTTCTTCACctgccttccccttccccacctccccccaggcCCTTCTTAGGTCTTCCCAT gcatga